In a genomic window of Hyphomonas sp.:
- a CDS encoding MFS transporter yields MDQSLAAPRESRGYANGVLVILFLVYVLNFLDRQILAILAEDIKADLGVSDADLGFLYGTAFAVFYATFGIPLGRLADAWNRTQLISIGLGFWSLMTALSGTARGFASLAACRFGVGIGESSASPAAISLLYDYYPPHLRTTVVAIYAGGVYIGLGCGLFLGGSILDAWAAWYPDTSLAPLGLKGWQVAFMAVGLPGILLALVVARIREPERGRYDGGSEAVKGSPFKEVLVSLGSMLPVINLALLHRNGASLTLILVNVAAALLLALACWGLVAITGDVTQWVALSIGVFAAFSWSQSFLLRDPEVFHLLFRSTAMICLTISAAGIVFVGVAFAFWSVPLIQRSYDVASSQVGMVVGLSSAVSGFCGITFGGVLADRLRRKWIRGKLVVYLVAAVGAILLSTLFLTSHSLTMSYASLASLFFFTAMATGPAMATINDLNVPRGRATSYAFFTMVTTLIGTAIGPYLIGQISDVYTAAGNSPAEALRLAMTWCLMLPVAGFLFGIVAYIVLPRDEARVQSRMQVRAA; encoded by the coding sequence ATGGATCAGTCGCTCGCCGCGCCACGGGAAAGCCGGGGATACGCCAATGGTGTCCTCGTCATCCTGTTCCTCGTTTATGTTCTGAACTTTCTGGATCGGCAGATCCTCGCGATTCTGGCGGAGGACATCAAGGCCGATCTGGGCGTCTCGGATGCGGATCTTGGCTTTCTCTACGGCACGGCCTTCGCCGTGTTCTATGCCACATTCGGCATTCCGCTGGGCCGTCTCGCTGACGCATGGAACCGGACGCAGCTGATCTCGATCGGTCTCGGCTTCTGGAGCCTGATGACCGCCCTGTCCGGCACGGCGCGCGGCTTTGCCTCGCTGGCTGCCTGTCGGTTCGGGGTAGGCATCGGTGAATCCAGCGCCTCTCCCGCCGCGATTTCCCTCCTCTATGACTATTACCCGCCGCATCTGCGAACCACCGTCGTCGCGATATATGCAGGTGGGGTCTATATCGGTCTGGGCTGCGGTCTGTTCTTGGGCGGCTCCATTCTGGATGCCTGGGCTGCGTGGTATCCGGATACCAGCCTTGCCCCGCTTGGCCTGAAGGGCTGGCAGGTGGCCTTCATGGCCGTAGGCCTGCCCGGCATTCTGCTGGCTCTGGTTGTCGCTCGTATTCGGGAGCCGGAACGCGGCCGGTATGATGGCGGCAGCGAGGCCGTCAAAGGATCTCCGTTCAAGGAGGTCTTGGTCTCTCTCGGCAGCATGCTGCCCGTCATCAATCTCGCGCTGCTCCATCGCAACGGCGCCTCCCTGACCCTGATTTTGGTCAATGTTGCCGCGGCCCTCCTGCTTGCCCTTGCCTGCTGGGGGCTGGTGGCGATCACGGGAGATGTGACCCAATGGGTCGCCTTGTCGATTGGCGTGTTCGCGGCGTTTTCCTGGAGTCAGTCCTTCCTGCTCAGGGATCCGGAAGTTTTTCACCTCCTGTTCCGCTCTACCGCGATGATCTGCCTGACAATCTCTGCGGCGGGCATCGTTTTCGTAGGCGTCGCTTTTGCGTTCTGGAGCGTGCCGCTGATCCAGCGCTCCTATGATGTGGCCAGCAGTCAGGTCGGAATGGTGGTCGGCCTGTCTAGTGCCGTATCCGGCTTCTGCGGGATCACGTTTGGCGGGGTACTGGCCGATAGGCTTAGGCGCAAATGGATTCGCGGAAAATTGGTCGTGTATCTCGTCGCTGCGGTTGGCGCGATCCTGTTGTCGACTCTGTTCCTGACATCACATTCGCTCACCATGTCCTATGCGAGCCTGGCTTCCCTGTTTTTCTTCACGGCCATGGCAACGGGACCGGCAATGGCGACGATCAATGATTTGAACGTGCCGCGCGGGCGGGCAACATCCTACGCCTTCTTCACCATGGTCACGACGCTGATCGGCACGGCCATCGGTCCGTACCTGATCGGCCAGATCAGTGACGTCTACACGGCAGCCGGAAACTCGCCGGCGGAAGCCTTGCGACTGGCCATGACATGGTGTCTCATGTTGCCAGTGGCTGGCTTTCTCTTCGGCATTGTCGCCTACATCGTGCTGCCAAGGGACGAAGCGCGCGTTCAGTCTCGCATGCAGGTACGGGCGGCGTGA
- a CDS encoding nuclear transport factor 2 family protein, whose product MSALDLANTFKSHLEAGDEPGARACFKPDAGIWHNYDRKTQTVDQNMSTFKNIISKTRSRTYDIQRMVEIPGGWMQQHILRVETLDGKTIEADAIAVVLVEDGKIARIEEYLDPTPLASLR is encoded by the coding sequence ATGAGCGCGCTCGATCTCGCCAACACATTCAAGAGCCATCTCGAAGCCGGAGACGAGCCAGGTGCGCGCGCCTGTTTCAAGCCCGATGCCGGCATCTGGCACAATTATGACCGGAAGACCCAAACGGTCGACCAGAACATGTCCACTTTCAAGAACATCATCTCGAAGACCCGCAGCCGGACCTATGACATCCAGCGCATGGTGGAGATTCCGGGTGGCTGGATGCAACAGCACATCCTTCGGGTTGAGACCCTTGATGGAAAGACAATCGAGGCCGACGCCATCGCGGTCGTGCTGGTCGAAGACGGCAAGATCGCACGGATCGAGGAATATCTTGATCCGACTCCGCTTGCGTCCCTGCGCTGA
- a CDS encoding nuclear transport factor 2 family protein, with translation MAAELTQEEESIAVAQEMVTAWNELDVDRIANLFAPDAVLHSMMIEPIHGRETLREHLGKLLEHATRLELQLKTVAATGNTVFLERVDDFDVNGQHGSVPVTGVLVIENGMVSEWREYYDRNELLTEMGVIQPEQDLMAVVTQIMDSWKAGNIDGVLEHVANDVQYYYRVGSAPLNGPDEIRAFLEKFGSGMSDIRWRITRHAQDGNLLMVEGADDFVDANGNRVQIPYMGMFEFENGKIRLWRDYFNPAIGDMTRKGEPVPDHVQALLSE, from the coding sequence GTGGCAGCTGAACTGACGCAGGAAGAAGAGAGCATCGCCGTCGCCCAGGAAATGGTGACGGCGTGGAATGAACTGGACGTCGACCGGATCGCGAATCTGTTCGCCCCGGACGCCGTTCTGCATTCCATGATGATCGAACCGATCCACGGACGGGAAACCCTGCGCGAACATCTCGGCAAGCTGCTGGAGCATGCAACCCGGCTGGAGCTGCAATTGAAGACCGTCGCGGCCACGGGCAACACGGTATTCCTTGAGCGCGTCGACGATTTCGACGTCAATGGGCAGCACGGATCGGTGCCGGTCACCGGCGTTCTCGTGATCGAGAACGGCATGGTCTCCGAATGGCGTGAATACTATGACCGCAACGAATTGCTCACGGAAATGGGCGTGATCCAGCCGGAGCAGGATTTGATGGCGGTCGTCACTCAGATCATGGACTCATGGAAGGCGGGCAATATCGATGGCGTGCTGGAACATGTTGCCAATGATGTCCAATACTACTATCGCGTCGGGTCTGCGCCCCTGAACGGGCCGGACGAAATCCGCGCATTCCTTGAAAAATTCGGGTCCGGCATGAGCGACATTCGCTGGCGGATCACGCGCCACGCGCAGGACGGCAACCTGCTCATGGTCGAAGGCGCCGACGACTTTGTCGATGCCAATGGCAATCGTGTACAGATTCCCTATATGGGCATGTTCGAATTCGAGAATGGGAAGATCCGTCTGTGGCGGGACTATTTCAACCCGGCCATCGGCGACATGACCCGCAAGGGAGAGCCTGTGCCGGATCACGTTCAGGCCCTGCTGTCCGAATAG
- a CDS encoding TonB-dependent receptor: protein MRRFGLMKTSAIALAVAAAGIAANAQETDAGTTPDDGAQSSRTLDTVVITSQRRESSLQDAAVAVSAVTGESLEKDRVLSYSDLARSISSLSYTENSPLDQEFNIRGITNTRLDSPSADQSIGIFIDDVYVGRSGLLNSDFFDVERVEVVRGPQGVLLGRNVVGGAISIYTAKPEEEFGGAFNAEFGNYDSRLFNGHVTGTIAQDVTARLSFQSRQHDGYNKDLTNNRDLDNLDSFQARAQLMWEPSGADLTVRAVVDYSDDESNGVHRVAIDDPGAPGQGPWSTTRDAISAILPGGLDIRESLPQNYRYSGDNFDQGQELRRESIGFTLDIEKGLGDFATFRSITGYRTAKAFSMYDQTGIGYRNGFGVTPTPLAFSFPVLEDEEIDQLTQEFRLLSTGDGPLNWLVGAYLQEDDVDKFDRYLAEVPLTVLGTLSGESHWINNGETSSRAVFGQVGYEFTDQLRGTVGVRWSQDKKTGSVSGLQIRTGDIYNPTDTVPLSPLITPFNDVAYSQTTEEVTPQATLEWEPNDSVLTYITYSHGYKGGGFEDTPANPAAATTPYDPETVENIELGLKLDLLDGRARLNTAVFNMKYKDLQVTQTDDGCLCNITDNAADAKITGIESELQWVVTDDLLVFGAVTLLETEYEDFVDSNGLDNSGNELQRTPNYQFNVGGEYTSDFMGHTDALTLRLTYSHQGKLYWLPDNFQHEDAYGLLDGRITFAPQDADWSVSLWGKNIADEFYRTNIVAFLGDEVSTLGAPRTYGISLGYKF from the coding sequence ATGCGTCGCTTTGGATTGATGAAGACAAGCGCCATCGCGCTTGCCGTGGCAGCGGCGGGGATCGCTGCAAACGCTCAGGAAACAGATGCAGGTACGACGCCGGACGATGGCGCGCAATCGTCTCGAACGCTCGACACGGTGGTGATCACGTCGCAGCGGCGTGAATCCAGCCTGCAGGATGCAGCTGTTGCTGTGTCAGCGGTCACCGGAGAGTCGCTCGAAAAAGACCGGGTGCTGAGCTATTCGGACCTGGCGCGCAGCATCAGCTCGCTCAGCTATACGGAGAACTCTCCGCTCGATCAGGAATTTAATATCCGCGGCATCACCAATACCCGCCTTGATTCCCCCTCTGCCGACCAATCGATCGGTATCTTCATAGACGATGTGTATGTCGGACGTTCCGGTTTGCTGAACTCCGATTTCTTTGATGTTGAGCGCGTCGAGGTCGTCCGCGGTCCTCAAGGCGTGCTGCTCGGGCGGAACGTCGTCGGCGGGGCCATTTCCATCTACACGGCCAAACCGGAGGAAGAATTCGGGGGCGCCTTCAATGCCGAGTTCGGCAATTATGACTCGCGTCTGTTCAACGGACACGTGACCGGCACAATCGCGCAGGATGTCACTGCACGCCTTTCTTTCCAGTCGCGCCAGCATGACGGGTACAACAAGGACCTGACCAACAACCGGGATCTTGACAATCTCGACTCGTTCCAGGCGCGAGCCCAGCTCATGTGGGAACCGTCCGGTGCTGACCTCACGGTCCGAGCAGTCGTGGATTATTCCGACGATGAATCCAATGGTGTCCACCGCGTCGCGATTGATGACCCGGGCGCGCCGGGGCAGGGCCCGTGGAGCACCACACGTGATGCCATCTCCGCCATCCTTCCGGGCGGACTGGATATTCGCGAGAGCCTGCCGCAGAATTATCGCTATAGCGGGGACAATTTCGACCAGGGCCAGGAATTGCGCCGGGAATCCATTGGCTTCACCCTGGACATTGAAAAGGGGCTCGGGGATTTCGCTACGTTCCGGTCGATCACCGGCTATCGGACCGCCAAGGCCTTCAGCATGTATGACCAGACCGGTATCGGCTATCGGAACGGGTTTGGCGTGACACCAACCCCGCTCGCCTTTTCTTTCCCGGTTCTCGAAGATGAAGAGATCGACCAGCTCACCCAGGAGTTCCGTCTCCTGTCAACGGGGGATGGTCCGCTGAACTGGTTGGTCGGTGCCTACCTCCAGGAAGACGATGTCGACAAATTCGACCGCTATCTGGCAGAAGTGCCCCTGACCGTGCTCGGCACATTGTCCGGGGAGTCCCACTGGATCAACAATGGCGAAACGAGCAGCCGGGCCGTGTTCGGACAGGTCGGGTATGAATTCACCGACCAGCTGCGCGGCACGGTCGGCGTCCGCTGGTCCCAGGACAAGAAAACCGGATCGGTGTCCGGCCTGCAGATTCGCACAGGCGACATCTACAATCCGACAGACACAGTCCCGCTGTCGCCGCTGATCACGCCGTTCAATGACGTGGCCTATTCGCAGACCACGGAAGAAGTAACACCTCAGGCGACACTGGAATGGGAGCCGAACGATTCGGTGCTGACATACATCACCTATTCCCATGGCTACAAGGGAGGTGGATTCGAGGATACGCCGGCCAATCCGGCAGCTGCCACCACACCTTATGATCCGGAAACGGTGGAGAATATCGAACTCGGGCTGAAGTTGGACCTGCTGGATGGGCGTGCGCGGCTGAATACCGCCGTGTTCAACATGAAGTACAAGGATCTTCAGGTGACGCAAACCGATGATGGCTGCCTGTGCAACATCACGGACAATGCTGCGGATGCCAAGATCACCGGCATCGAGTCGGAACTTCAATGGGTCGTGACCGATGATTTGCTCGTGTTCGGCGCCGTGACTCTGCTCGAGACCGAGTATGAAGATTTCGTCGACTCCAACGGGCTCGACAATTCCGGCAACGAATTGCAGCGCACGCCGAACTACCAGTTCAATGTCGGCGGTGAATACACGTCGGACTTCATGGGCCATACGGATGCCCTGACCTTGCGCCTGACCTACTCGCATCAGGGCAAGCTCTACTGGTTGCCGGATAATTTCCAGCACGAGGATGCCTATGGCCTGCTCGATGGCCGGATCACGTTTGCGCCTCAGGATGCGGACTGGTCGGTGTCACTGTGGGGCAAGAACATCGCTGACGAGTTCTATCGGACCAATATCGTCGCGTTCCTGGGCGATGAGGTGTCTACGCTTGGTGCGCCCCGCACCTATGGCATCTCGCTCGGCTACAAATTCTAG
- a CDS encoding class I adenylate-forming enzyme family protein → MQITPQARLDDYRARGWWGDRTIDDLLRVAVAESGDELALVDPSNREALLGDTPQRLTFSEVDARVDAMARVFTHAGVGRDDVVLTQLPNIVEGVLAFLACARIGAILSPVAMAFRTHELTSVVEQLQPALILTVRDFHGCNHAQLMSELSERGVYSGPVLCIGEGQPYPSLAMAEADAAEVALQTPDLHSGEVATICWTSGTEAAPKGVPRHHAHWVFNGECMVEAAMLEAGDRILNPFPLINIAAFGGMVIPWLLCRGCLVQHHPFDLVVFLQQFQAEKINYTVAPPAILTMLLKKPELLEGIDFGQVKCIASGSAPLPPFMVKAWQDTYGVAIMNVFGSNEGCSLISTPVVVEDPEMRAALFPRFGAPGLNWALNFPSRMRTRIVDLDTNEEITSPGRAGELRIDGAMVFDGYWRNPDLTEGAFDRDGFFRTGDLFEIAEEEDGRFYRFVGRCKEIIIRGGVNISPAELDSLIESHPAVREAACAAYPDERLGERVCAVVATQPEAELTLEELVAFLKSKDISVYKLPEKLVVVPGLPRNPLGKVVRRDLSGIAAA, encoded by the coding sequence ATGCAGATCACGCCCCAGGCGCGTCTTGACGATTATCGGGCCAGAGGCTGGTGGGGAGACCGCACCATTGATGATCTGTTGCGAGTGGCGGTTGCCGAATCCGGCGATGAACTGGCGCTGGTCGACCCCTCAAATCGTGAAGCGCTGCTGGGCGATACACCGCAAAGGCTGACATTTTCCGAAGTCGATGCGCGGGTCGACGCCATGGCGCGCGTTTTCACGCATGCCGGAGTTGGTCGCGACGATGTTGTGCTCACGCAGCTTCCGAACATTGTCGAGGGAGTTCTTGCCTTTCTCGCCTGTGCCCGCATCGGGGCCATTCTCAGCCCTGTCGCGATGGCGTTCCGCACGCACGAGTTAACATCCGTTGTTGAACAGCTGCAGCCCGCCCTGATCCTGACAGTGCGCGACTTCCATGGGTGCAACCACGCCCAACTGATGTCGGAATTGTCTGAACGCGGCGTGTATTCCGGGCCTGTGCTTTGTATCGGGGAAGGGCAGCCCTATCCCTCTCTTGCGATGGCCGAAGCCGATGCTGCCGAGGTGGCTTTGCAGACACCTGATCTGCATTCGGGCGAGGTTGCCACGATCTGCTGGACATCCGGAACGGAAGCGGCGCCCAAAGGCGTCCCGCGCCATCATGCGCATTGGGTATTCAATGGCGAGTGCATGGTCGAGGCGGCGATGCTGGAAGCCGGCGACCGAATCCTCAATCCGTTTCCGCTGATCAACATCGCCGCATTCGGTGGCATGGTCATTCCGTGGCTGCTTTGCCGTGGATGCCTGGTCCAGCACCATCCGTTTGATCTGGTCGTTTTCCTGCAGCAATTCCAGGCGGAGAAGATCAACTATACCGTTGCGCCACCCGCCATTCTCACCATGCTGCTCAAAAAGCCCGAGCTGCTCGAAGGCATCGATTTCGGCCAGGTCAAGTGTATCGCGTCCGGGTCCGCTCCCTTGCCGCCTTTCATGGTCAAGGCCTGGCAGGACACATACGGCGTCGCGATCATGAACGTATTCGGGTCGAATGAGGGATGCTCGTTGATTTCGACGCCGGTGGTTGTGGAAGATCCGGAAATGCGGGCAGCGCTTTTCCCGAGGTTCGGTGCCCCCGGACTGAATTGGGCGCTGAACTTTCCGAGCCGCATGCGGACCCGGATCGTGGACCTTGATACAAATGAAGAGATCACGTCTCCCGGTCGCGCAGGAGAACTGCGCATCGACGGTGCGATGGTCTTCGACGGGTATTGGCGCAATCCGGATTTGACGGAAGGCGCATTTGACAGAGACGGTTTCTTTCGGACCGGTGACCTGTTCGAGATTGCCGAAGAGGAGGACGGGCGGTTCTACCGCTTTGTCGGACGGTGCAAGGAAATCATCATTCGTGGGGGTGTGAACATTTCACCCGCGGAACTCGACAGTCTGATTGAGAGCCATCCTGCGGTTCGCGAAGCAGCGTGTGCCGCCTATCCGGATGAGCGTCTGGGGGAGCGTGTCTGCGCCGTCGTTGCCACCCAGCCTGAAGCCGAATTGACGCTGGAGGAACTCGTCGCATTCCTCAAGTCAAAGGATATATCCGTCTACAAATTACCGGAGAAGCTTGTGGTCGTTCCGGGACTGCCGCGCAATCCGCTGGGCAAGGTGGTCCGGCGCGACTTGTCGGGAATCGCTGCCGCCTGA
- a CDS encoding helix-turn-helix domain-containing protein, producing the protein MSVGKALTIADMIAESSRAEKPRPMIRTCSIWRALEVVGDTPTLLILEAIWFGQRRFDSIRKNSGLQKALISNRLKRLTEAGLLRKQAYTDSPPRFNYVLTDKGLGLYWTSLMLLRWEKRWATGKKAVEPRLTHKTCGHVMTPEPLCGHCKEVISARDVLWEEGPGVGLMAPIYSRRRQRRDADQPARESLLFTEAAELMGDRWAGLILRSIFTHLRKFDEILKDTAIASNILSDRLGWLVETGILTPRIYQTNPERFEYLLTEKGLDYYPVLVMLQKWGDTYYASPEGAPVILRHKLCGHPLDAYTGCSECKEPLMPQDVSYELVENSDA; encoded by the coding sequence ATGTCAGTCGGAAAGGCGCTGACGATCGCTGACATGATTGCCGAAAGTTCCAGGGCGGAAAAACCACGCCCCATGATCCGGACCTGTTCGATCTGGCGGGCGCTGGAGGTCGTGGGTGACACGCCCACCTTGCTGATCCTCGAGGCGATCTGGTTCGGACAACGCCGGTTTGACAGCATCCGCAAGAATTCCGGCCTGCAGAAGGCCCTGATCTCAAATCGTCTCAAACGCCTCACGGAGGCTGGCCTGCTGCGCAAGCAGGCCTATACGGACTCGCCGCCGCGTTTCAATTATGTCCTGACGGACAAGGGTCTCGGCCTGTACTGGACATCCCTGATGCTGTTGCGCTGGGAGAAGCGTTGGGCGACCGGGAAAAAGGCGGTGGAGCCCCGCCTGACCCACAAGACCTGCGGGCATGTGATGACGCCCGAACCGCTGTGCGGGCATTGCAAGGAAGTGATCAGCGCCCGGGACGTGCTGTGGGAAGAAGGGCCGGGTGTCGGTCTGATGGCGCCAATCTACAGCCGGCGCCGTCAACGTCGCGATGCCGACCAGCCAGCGCGGGAATCCCTTTTGTTCACGGAAGCGGCCGAACTGATGGGAGATCGCTGGGCCGGCCTGATCCTGCGCTCCATCTTCACGCATCTGCGCAAGTTCGATGAAATCCTGAAGGATACGGCCATTGCATCCAACATCCTGTCGGACCGTCTCGGATGGCTTGTGGAAACCGGCATCCTGACGCCGCGCATATATCAGACCAATCCTGAGCGGTTCGAATATCTGCTGACGGAGAAGGGGCTCGATTACTACCCTGTTCTGGTCATGTTGCAGAAATGGGGCGATACCTATTATGCGTCGCCTGAGGGCGCCCCCGTCATCCTGCGGCACAAATTGTGTGGTCATCCATTGGATGCCTATACGGGGTGTTCCGAATGCAAGGAGCCGCTCATGCCTCAGGACGTCTCGTACGAACTTGTCGAAAATTCCGATGCCTGA
- a CDS encoding SDR family NAD(P)-dependent oxidoreductase, which produces MSDARVVLITGAGKGLGRAFAMDLARRGVRVVVNNRIRDGQPDSARDVVSAIESAGGVAIAETSDVTAPEAAGAMVSAALDAYGRLDGVVFNAGITGDAKRFEEMSPENFAAVMSTNFESVVRLTRAALPAIRQSDAGRLVYVSSSAGLYGVRGRSPYAASKGAVQAFALNMAIEEARHGCTSNLVLPYALTQMTKGAGGEQGDDMLAPETVAPFVSWLCSEGCDLNGTSWMTGGGMVRQVRVLESCGALLPDDGNVRDWFAEKRAQLETFDPEADRIRHAEQAFADFVQELSCAR; this is translated from the coding sequence ATGAGTGATGCGCGGGTCGTTTTGATCACCGGGGCAGGCAAGGGGCTGGGACGTGCATTCGCCATGGACCTTGCCCGGCGCGGGGTGCGGGTTGTCGTGAACAATCGGATCCGGGACGGGCAACCCGATTCCGCGCGGGACGTAGTATCGGCCATTGAATCTGCCGGTGGAGTAGCCATTGCCGAAACCAGTGATGTGACCGCGCCGGAAGCGGCAGGCGCCATGGTCTCCGCCGCGCTGGACGCGTATGGACGGCTGGATGGTGTCGTTTTCAATGCTGGCATCACAGGCGACGCCAAACGCTTCGAGGAGATGTCGCCCGAGAATTTTGCTGCTGTCATGTCGACCAATTTCGAATCCGTGGTCCGGTTGACCCGCGCGGCGCTGCCCGCCATCCGGCAATCGGACGCGGGCCGGCTGGTTTATGTCTCGTCCAGTGCGGGCCTGTATGGCGTACGTGGGCGTTCGCCCTATGCCGCCTCGAAAGGGGCCGTCCAGGCGTTCGCGTTGAACATGGCGATCGAGGAGGCCCGGCATGGCTGCACCAGCAATCTCGTGCTGCCGTATGCGCTCACGCAAATGACAAAGGGGGCTGGCGGTGAGCAGGGCGACGACATGCTCGCGCCGGAAACGGTTGCGCCGTTCGTGAGCTGGCTGTGCAGCGAGGGCTGCGACCTGAACGGCACGTCGTGGATGACGGGGGGCGGCATGGTCCGGCAGGTGCGCGTGCTGGAATCCTGCGGGGCCCTGCTGCCGGACGATGGAAATGTCCGGGACTGGTTTGCGGAAAAGCGGGCCCAGCTGGAGACGTTCGACCCTGAAGCCGACCGAATTCGCCATGCGGAACAGGCGTTTGCGGACTTCGTGCAGGAATTGTCCTGCGCGCGGTAA
- a CDS encoding acetyl-CoA C-acyltransferase, with product MTESYIFEAVRTPRAKGRPDGGLHAFAPEDLVALLIDEIASRTGADLSSLVTRMVLGCVGQVGAQGGHMAHLAKARAGLLGDVATRTLNNYCVSGLSAIGDTSLAIRAGEGGLMLAGGVEMLSKVAFLADAAPVYTDAEIARRLGWLAPILGAELLASRKGFSKADLDAVTLRSHQRAAAAWSDGRYDTGVVAVRVKQDDTICARDEWIRDDLTLADLERRRPAFRELGRGAADEMMLARHPDLDGIDYVHSVSNTPGMSDGAALVLLGNAAAGAAAGLVPRARIRAFAEATCHPVDQFEAGSLAMEKCLQTAGLTIGDLDLIEYMEAFAAPPLAFERDYAPDMDKVNVNGGHLAMGHPMGATGAILTTTLLHELERRDGQFGLVVTLAGGGIGSAMIIERVQGADRNKGGAPA from the coding sequence ATGACCGAATCCTACATTTTCGAAGCGGTGCGCACACCCCGTGCCAAGGGGCGGCCGGATGGCGGTCTGCACGCATTCGCCCCGGAAGATCTCGTCGCGCTCCTCATTGACGAGATCGCTTCCCGCACCGGCGCGGACCTGTCCTCGCTGGTAACCCGCATGGTGCTTGGCTGTGTCGGGCAGGTTGGAGCCCAGGGCGGACACATGGCGCATCTCGCCAAGGCGCGCGCGGGCCTGCTGGGGGACGTTGCGACGCGTACACTGAACAATTACTGCGTTTCCGGCCTGTCCGCCATTGGCGACACATCGCTCGCGATCAGGGCGGGAGAGGGCGGCCTGATGCTGGCGGGCGGTGTCGAGATGTTGTCGAAGGTTGCGTTTCTGGCGGATGCGGCACCGGTCTATACCGATGCGGAAATCGCGCGCCGCCTCGGCTGGCTGGCGCCGATTCTCGGGGCCGAATTGCTCGCCTCCCGGAAGGGGTTTTCGAAAGCGGACCTCGACGCCGTGACGCTTCGCTCTCACCAGCGGGCGGCGGCCGCCTGGTCGGATGGACGGTATGATACGGGCGTTGTTGCGGTCCGCGTGAAACAGGATGACACGATTTGCGCACGCGATGAATGGATACGAGACGATCTGACGCTGGCTGATCTCGAGCGGCGACGGCCGGCATTTCGCGAGCTGGGGCGTGGTGCGGCCGATGAAATGATGCTCGCCCGGCACCCGGATCTGGACGGCATCGACTATGTGCACTCTGTCTCCAACACGCCGGGCATGTCCGATGGGGCGGCCCTTGTCTTGTTGGGGAATGCGGCGGCAGGCGCGGCAGCGGGCCTGGTTCCACGGGCTCGAATCCGCGCCTTTGCCGAGGCCACTTGCCACCCGGTCGACCAGTTCGAGGCCGGCAGTCTGGCGATGGAGAAATGCCTGCAGACAGCCGGCCTGACGATCGGGGATCTGGACCTCATCGAGTATATGGAAGCCTTTGCGGCCCCCCCGCTCGCATTCGAGCGGGACTATGCGCCCGACATGGACAAGGTGAACGTCAATGGCGGCCATCTGGCCATGGGTCATCCCATGGGGGCGACGGGTGCGATCCTGACGACCACGCTCCTGCACGAACTGGAACGCCGAGACGGTCAATTCGGGCTGGTCGTCACGCTGGCCGGCGGCGGCATTGGCAGCGCTATGATCATTGAGCGGGTCCAGGGCGCAGACAGAAACAAGGGAGGTGCGCCGGCATGA
- a CDS encoding DUF1295 domain-containing protein, with protein MFQIILINFAISLLAFISLWAVSVKIRNASIVDIFWGPACALPALTTWLQMETHSLRATLLTGLVLLWGARLGLYLGIRNVGHGEDFRYVRMREKAGGDKPFVMHSLTHVFIMQCCISFFVSLPVQVGQFGTSPWLVFPDGALGFLAWLGVAIFVIGLMFEAVGDQQLRRFKADPTNKGKLMDRGLWAWTRHPNYFGDAAVWTGLTLIALESQWGVLTILSPLLMIHFLYNLSGKALLERSMSRRYPDYEDYKRRVSGFLPRPPAR; from the coding sequence ATGTTCCAGATCATACTCATCAATTTCGCCATATCATTGCTCGCCTTCATCAGCCTCTGGGCAGTGAGTGTGAAGATCCGCAATGCGAGCATTGTGGACATCTTCTGGGGCCCCGCCTGCGCCCTGCCTGCCCTGACAACCTGGTTGCAAATGGAGACACATTCCCTACGCGCGACCCTCCTCACAGGCCTGGTGCTGCTTTGGGGCGCCCGGCTCGGCCTGTATCTCGGCATTCGCAATGTCGGCCATGGCGAGGATTTCCGCTATGTGCGCATGCGGGAGAAGGCCGGGGGCGACAAGCCCTTCGTCATGCACAGCCTGACCCATGTGTTCATTATGCAATGCTGCATCTCTTTCTTTGTTTCACTGCCCGTGCAGGTCGGCCAATTCGGCACATCACCCTGGCTTGTCTTTCCGGATGGCGCCCTTGGCTTCCTTGCCTGGCTGGGCGTCGCCATCTTTGTCATTGGCCTGATGTTTGAGGCCGTGGGTGACCAGCAACTTCGCCGGTTCAAGGCTGACCCGACCAACAAGGGCAAGCTCATGGATCGTGGCCTCTGGGCATGGACGCGTCATCCCAACTATTTCGGAGACGCTGCCGTGTGGACCGGACTGACGCTGATCGCGCTGGAAAGCCAATGGGGCGTGCTGACAATTCTCAGCCCGCTGTTGATGATCCATTTCCTCTATAACCTGTCCGGGAAGGCCTTGCTGGAGCGCTCAATGTCGCGTCGCTATCCGGACTATGAGGATTACAAGCGGAGGGTCAGCGGCTTTCTTCCCCGGCCGCCTGCACGCTGA